A stretch of the Lytechinus variegatus isolate NC3 chromosome 5, Lvar_3.0, whole genome shotgun sequence genome encodes the following:
- the LOC121414998 gene encoding G-protein coupled receptor 54-like — protein sequence MTRMDVAMDYPDTQGFNDSELESFSSIYYYIYNDTKVSSKWNEMMTVLYVTLPILLAVIGIIGNSTVMYIIFKHRDMQTVTNYFLANLAATDVAMLTLCAIPSAIAIIIEIPLSVCKGINYIMFATVQATCLTLTAMTIDRYNLIVHAVKSRKTRTIRKTVITNIFIWAGSFLLQAPVATSSTITEYGKCMTIFATRSGSNAFHIFNTLSMYVLPLTIILVCYVNILVQVWRKATQGTESAQAQERSIRRKRKITRMVFIIVLLFAICWLPTHVIRLWEEFDSGFHIKADNAYFDFANLIAFCLVYASSCVNPFVYAFKTTSFKKHFKKLFASCCHSAQSAMGSVSTFKLSKFTRDDESI from the exons ATGACGAGAATGGATGTGGCGATGGACTACCCCGACACCCAGGGGTTCAACGACAGCGAGCTGGAGTCATTTTCCTCAATCTACTATTACATCTACAACGATACCAAGGTGTCGTCAAAATGGAATGAGATGATGACAGTACTTTACGTCACTCTCCCTATTCTTCTAGCAGTCATTGGTATTATTGGAAACTCCACCGTCATGTACATCATATTCAAACACAGAGACATGCAAACTGTGACCAACTATTTCCTGGCAAATTTGGCAGCTACAGATGTGGCCATGTTGACATTATGTGCCATTCCTTCAGCCATTGCTATAATCATAGAGATACCTCTTAGTGTCTGCAAAGGAATCAATTATATCATGTTT GCGACTGTTCAAGCAACGTGCCTCACGCTAACAGCAATGACGATTGACCGTTACAACCTGATTGTCCACGCTGTCAAATCTAGGAAAACAAGAACCATCAGAAAAACCGTcatcacaaatattttcatctggGCAG GGTCTTTTCTTCTTCAAGCTCCTGTTGCAACGTCCTCAACCATAACAGAGTATGGGAAATGCATGACTATCTTTGCTACAAGGAGCGGGTCTAATGCTTTCCATATTTTCAACACGCTGAGTATGTATGTGCTGCCTTTGACTATCATCCTCGTTTGCTATGTCAATATATTGGTCCAAGTATGGCGAAAAGCCACCCAAGGTACGGAGAGTGCTCAAGCCCAAGAACGCTCCATCCGTCGCAAGAGAAAGATAACTCGAATGGTTTTCATCATTGTCCTTCTATTTGCCATATGTTGGTTACCCACGCACGTAATCCGTTTGTGGGAAGAATTTGACTCTGGTTTCCATATAAAAGCCGATAATGCTTACTTCGATTTTGCAAACCTTATCGCCTTCTGTCTCGTCTATGCCAGCTCCTGCGTAAACCCATTCGTGTACGCCTTCAAGACAACCAGTTTCAAGAAACACTTCAAGAAATTGTTTGCGTCTTGCTGTCATTCAGCCCAAAGTGCTATGGGATCTGTCAGTACCTTTAAGCTGTCTAAGTTTACCCGAGATGATGAGTCTATCTAG